Within Serratia odorifera, the genomic segment TTTCGCCCTCTACCTCCGCCAGCACCACGGTGCAGGCACCGCAATCGCCAGACGCGCAGCCTTCTTTGGTGCCGCAACGGCCCTGATGACGACGCAGGTAATGCAACAGCGTGGTGTTCGGGTCGAGATCCGTCTCACGCGTTAACGTCTGGTTGAGCAGAAACTCGATCATGCGGCCTCCTGACGGGCCGACGGCTGATAAACGATCTTGCCGTCGACATACGTGCGGTAAATGTTGCGATCGTCACCCAGGGTCAGCAGCACAAACAGCTGTTCGGCCAGGTCGTGACAGTTGGCATTGCGCAGTTTCTGCAACGGTGACACTGCCGGATCGAGCACCACGAAGTCGGCCTCTTTACCGACGCTAAAGTTGCCAATCTGTTTATCCAGCGACAAGGCGCGCGCGCCGCCCAGCGTCGCGTGATAAAACGCCTCACAGGCCGCCAGTTTGTAGCTTTGCAGTTGCGCCACCTTGTAGGCCTCACCCAGCGTTTGCAACATATTAAAGGTGGTGCCGGCCCCCACGTCGGTGCCGATGCCCACCTTCACCTTTTTCTGCCAGGCTTTGCCGAGGTTGAACAGCCCACTGCCGAGGAACAGGTTGGAGGTCGGGCAAAAGGCGATCGATGAATGGGTATCACACAGACAGTCCCATTCCTGTTCTTCGAGGTGCAGACAATGGGCAAAGACGCTTTTGCTGCCGGTCAGCCCATAATGATGATAGACATCCAGGTAGTTACGCCGCTGTGGGAACAGTTGCTTGACCCATGCCACCTCATCATGATTTTCACTCAGGTGGGTATGCAGCCAGACGTCGGGAAACTCGTTGCGCAGGCGCTGAACCTGCTCGAGCAGCGCCGGCGAGCTGGTGGGCGCGAAACGCGGCGTAATGGCGTAACCCAGACGCTGCCTGCCGTGCCAGCGCTCGATCAGTGCTCGGGTCTGCTGATAGCTCTGCTGCGGCGTTTCCAGCAGCGCGGCTGGCGCGTGGCGATCCATCATCACCTTGCCGGCGATCAGGCGCATATTCAGCGCTGCCGCCTGGCCAAACAGCGCATCGACCGACTGCGGATGGACGGTACCGAACACCAGCGCCGTGGTGGTGCCGTTGCTCAACAATTGTTGCAGGAAGAACGCCGACATTTTCTCGGCATGCTCGGCGCAGCCGAACTGGCTTTCGGTCGGAAACGTGTAATGTTTCAGCCACGCCAGCAGTTGATCGCCATAGGCACCGATCATTTCGGTTTGCGGATAATGAATATGGGTATCGACAAACCCCGGCACGATCAACTTGTCGCGATAGTCGGTTACCACCGTATCCGGCGCCAGCAGTGACGCCCCCTGCTGCCAACTGCCGTGCCAGACAATAGTGCCATGATCCAGCAACAGCAGACCGTCGGCTATGTGCCGCAGCTGTGCATCAAGTTGCTCTGGCCGATCGACGCAGGCGGCGATATCGAAAAAGTTGCCACGAATGGCCGTGGTAAATTGCATGCTCATAATGCCGTTCCTATTCTAGCGACCCGCGCATCAGCGCCGGTTGAGATAACTCAACCGGGGGGAAATGGCGGTCTTATATTCCATTGCAGGTGTTAATTTAAAGATAGCAAGCGGCATGCCAGAGTGAGGTTTTATCTTTTTAATCGTTAATAAACAGTACCTTATAAATAAACCCTTTACTAATAGGGTCTGATGGAAATATATCGACAAAAAGCAAACGGTTGCTATTTTTAGGCAACCGTTTGCTGTTTTTTAATAAAATGAAACGTTGCACCATCATCGAGCCAAAATAATTTGCCGATAACGGCGCGTAAGCCGCCCTAAACGCAATCAGCCAGCATTTGCACCAAAAACATGCACGCCGCGCCGCAGGCAAACCCCTGACACGACCAGCCAACGATTCGACGCCAGATCTGCCATGCCGACTACGATGCAGCACAGACGCCCTACCAGGCCTCTTGCCGCTCACTAACCAGGCCAAATCATCCGTCATGGCACCTGTTGCTAATGTTGCTACGTTAATTCTGAAATACTCCTTATAGTTCTTAACCACTTTTTAACAACCTCGCATTGCGCTATGCTCAAAAACCTGCCCGACTCGCCTATTTCTGTGAAGAGATTTCTGTTATGCCTGTAACCGGTCCGCATTCTGTTTCGAGCGTTCGCTTATGAGTTGGTTTTCACGCGTAGGCGCCTTGCCACTGCTGGTCGCTGGCGCATTCTTTATGGAAAATCTCGACGGCACGGTGATTGTCACCGCGATGCCGCAAATGGCTGCGGCGTTCGGCGTGCAGCCGGTCGACATGAATGTCGGCATTGCCGCCTATATTCTGACCCTGACGGTGTTTATCCCGGCCAGCGGCTGGATCGCCAACCGTTTTGGCGCACGCAATGTATTTTCTGCCGCCGTGCTGATTTTCACCCTGGCGTCGGTGCTGTGCGCCTTTAGCATCAGCCTGCCGACTTTTACCGCTGCGCGCATTCTGCAGGGGTTCGGTGGCGCGCTGATGGTGCCGGTTGGCCGGCTGGTAGTGCTGCGCAATACCGAGAAAAGCGGTTTAATCAAGGCGATTGCCACCATTACCTGGCCCGGTTTGGTGGCGCCGATCCTCGGCCGCCGGTCGGCGGCTTCATTACCACTTACGCCTCCTGGCACTGGATTTTCATCCTCAATGTGCCGCTGGGTATTATCGCCCTGCTGCTGGCCTGGCGACTGATCCCGCAGGAGGAGGCGCAAACCGGGGTGCCGTTTGACGGCCTCGGTTTTCTGCTGACCGGCGTCGCCTGCTTTGGGCTGATGTTTGGCCTCGACCTGATCAAT encodes:
- the guaD gene encoding guanine deaminase: MSMQFTTAIRGNFFDIAACVDRPEQLDAQLRHIADGLLLLDHGTIVWHGSWQQGASLLAPDTVVTDYRDKLIVPGFVDTHIHYPQTEMIGAYGDQLLAWLKHYTFPTESQFGCAEHAEKMSAFFLQQLLSNGTTTALVFGTVHPQSVDALFGQAAALNMRLIAGKVMMDRHAPAALLETPQQSYQQTRALIERWHGRQRLGYAITPRFAPTSSPALLEQVQRLRNEFPDVWLHTHLSENHDEVAWVKQLFPQRRNYLDVYHHYGLTGSKSVFAHCLHLEEQEWDCLCDTHSSIAFCPTSNLFLGSGLFNLGKAWQKKVKVGIGTDVGAGTTFNMLQTLGEAYKVAQLQSYKLAACEAFYHATLGGARALSLDKQIGNFSVGKEADFVVLDPAVSPLQKLRNANCHDLAEQLFVLLTLGDDRNIYRTYVDGKIVYQPSARQEAA